The DNA window ATTACGACATTCAAACCTTGATGCTTTGCAAAACTAATCGCGTTTTGGGCAATTATCACAGGATTGGTATTGTCTGGCTCTGAATAAACATCGACTCCTATTGCCTCTCCAACTACATGCAATTGTTTGATGGCCGCAGGACGATAAATATCACAAGCTACCAAAAGTGGCTTTTTGTTTTTCTTGGTTTTAAGATAATTGGCTAATTTACCAGAAAAAGTAGTTTTACCAGAACCTTGCAAACCTGACATCAAAATAACAGTTGGATTTCCAGAAAGATTGATTCCAGCCACATCACCCCCCATCAATTCGGTTAGCTCATCTTTAACTAATTTCACTAATAATTGTCCCGGTTGAAGTGTAGTCAACACGTTTTGACCAATCGCTTTTTCTTTTACTTTAGTGGTAAAATCTTTGGCAATTTTAAAGTTAACATCGGCATCTAATAATGCACGACGCACTTCTTTTAGGGTTTCGGCAACGTTTACTTCGGTTATTTTTCCGTGACCTTTAAGGATGTGAAAGGCTTTGTCTAATTTATCGCTTAAATTATCGAACATAATGGTAAATATCTTTTATTGAGGTGCAAATATAAGCTAAAGTTGTAAAGTCTCAAAGTCACATACTTGTAAAATTCAGATAATATTCAATAAAAAAACCAGCCGAAATGACTGGTCTTCTAAGCTGCCCAATTAAAAAATTAATTCTTTTCAAATGTGATATAATCCGTACCTCCGCTGCCTCCGCTAACGTGAACCAACTTAATTTTTGTATCTGTTCGTTCGAGAATATTCCAATCGTCGGTAAGTTCTGCAAAATTTGAAGGAGAACTAAAGGCAATATTGAAATCCAAATCACTACTGGGACTATCGTCACCACTATTATCAGTAGTAACAGACCAAGTGCCTAAATAGGTGTTTGCGCCATTTGTAGCTGTTAAAACACTATTGGAACCAAATGTAAAATTATAACCGGTAAAATTTGAAGTTTCATTGACTCCCGAATCTTCATAAAAAGTGATTCTCCAAGTTCCCTTATTTACAGTATTTACAACTGGTGTAGGGTCAACACTAGTACTTGATGAACTATCATTACTACAAGAAAAAAATAAATTTAGCATTATAGCAATTACCACGACCTGTAAAACATTATTTTTTTTCATTTATATTTTTTTAAGTTTCATATTGATAACGTTTTAAAAATAAAAATAGTATTTATTCACTTTCAAAAATTTATTTTTAAGAGAAAAACGAATGGACTTGGAATTTTAAGAAGCCGACTTCAAATCCAAATAAAACAAAACTCAAGCGATAAAAAACGTGTGAATAGCAATACTTAAGATTTGATTAATATGACATTTATCATAATTTAACTTTCAGACAATCAATAACTTTGAAAATAGTTAAGCCCCAAAAAAATAATTATAAACTTAAAAAAAAACGCATTATGAAAACAAAAGTAATTTCTTTTGCCATTTTTGCTGTAGTGCTATTCGTGACAGCAAACCTTTCAGCTCAAACTGCTGGAACAATGACCTTTAATTTTACAACTGTTCAACAAGGTACAAAAACAAAACAGGTAAATGCAGTGTGGATTGAAAATGCTAGCGGCACATTTATAAAAACGAACTTGCTTTACATTGGAGACAGCACAAGTGACCATTTGCCTCAATTTAGTCTTAAATCTGGCGCTAATGGAACTGCTACAAATGGCAATGGGGCAGTTCAAGATGCTTCAACAGGTAATACAATAAATGCCATTACTGGAGCTACACGCACATCAAGTACTGCTCCTTTAGCTTGGGGTCCTTATTCAGTTTCTTGGGATGGCAAAACGGGTGCTGCAACTCCAGTTTTAGTGACAGATGGTAGTTATAAAGTATGGGTAGAAATGGCTTGGAATGATAATCCCGACTTGCACGATTTTATCAATACTGGCTATTCTTTTACCAAAGGAGCTTCAATAACAACTACTAATCCTAGCAATATTGGACCATTAACATCAATAACACTTACTTGGACCCCATCAGCTTTGAGTCTTGACAGCGTTTACAAAACAAAAATAGCTATCTATCCTAACCCAAGTAATGGAATAATAAATGTGCAGTACAATGATATTCCTGTGAGCAAAATAGATGTTGTAAATGTTCTGGGGCAAGTAGTAAAATCAATAAAACTAGACGCATCTTCATCAGAAACTACAGAAAGTATTGATTTGTCTGGGAATGCAAACGGACTATACATTATTAATGTTTCAACAAATGAAACTTCCTCAAGCTATAAAGTCCTTTTAGATAAATAATATTTTTTTTTGAAAAAAGGGAAAAAAGCATTGGTCATTTTTGATTGATGCTTTTTTTTATTCTTTAACGTCGGAAATGATTGCCTTCATATTTGGAGTTTCGTAAACCTGATAATTTCCTGAATCATCCGAATAAATCAAATAAGCTTGCAATTCGGGATGTTTCATCAAAAAAACTTTCGCTTTTTCAAGTCCAAGAACCAAAACTCCTGTTGCATAGGCATCAGATATTATACATTTTTTGGCAAAAATTGAAACGCTCAATAAATTGTTTTTAGTGGGATATCCCGTTTTTGGGTCAATATGATGAGCATATTTTACCCCATCTTCAATAATGAATCTGCGATAGTTTCCTGAGGTGGCAATGGCCATATTTTCTAATTTAGCAATGGCTTTAAGTGGATTTACTGATTCTTTATTGTCGATAGGTTTTTCGATACCAATTTTCCAATTACTTCCATCTGTATTTCGGCCCTTGGCATACACTTCCCCTCCTATTTCTACAATGTACGCTGCTATTCCTTTAGAATTTAAAAAATCAGAAACCACATCTACAGAATATCCTTGGGCAAATGCATTAAAATCCAAAGCTACTCTTGGGTCTTTCTTGATGACTTGATTTCCTTTCAATTCAATTAATTGAAAACCAACGAAATTAAGTATGCTGTCAATTTCGGTTTTTTCTAACTTTTGTTTCGTACCGGGTCCAAAACCGTAAGCATTTACAAGTGGATAAACGGTGGGATCAAAAGCTCCATTAGTATTTTTCCAAACTTCCTTGGCCTTGTTAAAACACGCTTTAAAATATTGGTCAACAATTACATTTTTATCATTAGAATTGATTCTAGAAATGATAGAATTGGGGACATAAGTGGAAACAGACAAATCAAAATTTTTAAGAATCTTTTCAATTTCTGGCTGAAAATTTCTGTTTTTTGCATCAAAATACGTGATATGATAGGTTGTTCCTTGAGCATTCCCCTCAACTTTTATGGGTGAGGATTGACCATAAATAGATGCTGTAATTAGCACTATAAATCCAAAACAAAACCAAATCTTTCCCATAATTTCTATAGAATTAGAATATGTACATTATTTTTTTTGACAAAAAAATACTAACTCCACTAATAACTTGATTCATCTAATTGTACTTTCCCATTGAAAGTCTTGTATAAAAATAGAAAATAAAAAGCAAGTAATGGCGCACCAATCAAGACTATAGTGAGCATAATTCCCAAAGATTTCTGAGAGGAAGCAGCATTATAAATGGTAATACTGTACTGAGGATCAATAGTCGAAATTAATAAAGTGGGATACAACTGAAAGGCAACTAGCATCAACAGAAATGCCATGGTTAATGATGAAAACACTAAAGCTTGAAAATATTTCTTTTTGGAAACCAATCGAGGCACATTAGCAACCGCTAAAAAAGATAAAACAGGCAAAATAAAAAACAACGGATTTTCCTTAAATTTATCAGTAACTCCAGGGATAAAAATTAAAGTATACAACGAAGTAATCGAAAAACAGGTGATGAAGAATATCATTCCCTTTTTTAATAAAAATGTCAATCTGGCGTGCAATCTTCCCTCGGTTTTTAGCAATAAAAAAATACCGCCTTGCGTCATAAAAATAGACAAAGTGGTGCATCCAATCATTAGAGCATACGGGCTTAAAAAGGAAAAAAATATGCCTCCGTGGTAACTATAGTTTGCCCCTATTTCAAAACCTTGGATGACATTTCCTAACACCACACCCAACAAAAAAGCAATTGAGATATTCGAAACGGAATAAATTATATCCCAAGTTTTACGCCACCACAACATTTTTTCGGCACTTCTGAATTTGATTGCAGAAGATCGTAAAACCAACATCATCAAAAACAACATAAATGGAATATACATTGCCGATAACATAGTGGCATACATCACTGGGAAACCCGCAAATAATGCTCCTCCACCAATGATTAGCCAAACTTGATTGGCATCCCAAATGGGGCCAATCGCATTGATAGCAATCCGTCGGCTCTCGTCTTTTCTAAAAAATAAATGCCAAGCTCCTGCTCCATAATCAAATCCTTCTAAAATAGCATAACCAGAAAACAATAATCCAACGACTAAATACCAGAGTGTAGGGTAATCTATTCCTAAAAAAGTTTCCATAATCAGTAGTATTAAATAGTTGCTAATTGATCTTGAACTTCGTCATCGTAGGGCCCGTGCTTAATTTTTTTATTTAAAGAATACAAAAACAGGGCAAACAAAAGGGAATAAACGACTAAAAATAAAATCAAAGAAAACAAAATCTGATTGGCAGAGACTTCTTGAGAAAATCCCTTGCTAGTTCTGAGATGTCCGTAAACTATCCAAGGCTGACGACCCATTTCTGCTGCAAACCAGCCCGCTTGATTGGCAATTTGGGGCAATAAAACGGAAAACGAAAAGATCCACATAAGCCATTTGGTGTCAAACAATTTCCCTCGCCACCACAAAAAACAAGAGTAAGATGTGAGTGCAATCAAAAACATTCCAATCGAAATCATAATGTGATAAAATTGAAATACAGCATTTACCTGACCCGGTCTATCTTCTTCAGGAAAGGCATTCAATCCGGTAATGGGCTTATTGAAATCTTGATAAACCAAAAAGGACAAGCCTCCAGGGACAGCTATTCCAGTTACTTCTTGTGTTTTATTGTTCACCCAACCCGCAAGGTATAAATCTGCTGGAGCTGATTTGGCATAATGACCTTCCATAGCCGCCAACTTGGCCGGTTGATGTACTGCAACGCCATCGGCAGAACTATGCCCAGAAAGTAATTGGCTAAATGAAACTATGGTGGCTACGACCAAGGCAATTTTGAATGCTTTTTTTGAAATTTCTAAAAATATCCCTTTACGAATATAATACGCATGAACACTTAAAACCATAAAGGCACCAGCCAAAAAAGCTCCTTGCCAAACATGAATTACGCGGTCTACACTTGAAGGATTAAAAACCATAGCCCAAAAATCGGTTACTTCGGCCCGTGCCATCAATCCCTCTCCGACGATATGGTAACCTGCAGGTGTTTGTTGCCAACTGTTGGCCACTACAATCCATACCGCTGAAAACATCGAGCCTAAAAAAACTCCTATAGTCGAAATAAAATGGACTTTGGGAGAAACTCTATTCCAACCAAAAATTAATATCCCCAGAAAAGTACTTTCTAAACCAAACGCGAATAAGCCTTCGGCGGCTAATGCACTTCCAAAAATATCGCCGACGTATCGGGAGTAAACTGCCCAATTGGTACCAAACTCAAACTCCATAATGATACCCGTGGCCACTCCAATACCGAAGGTTATAGCGAAAATCTTTAACCAAAACTTAGTTAAAACTTCATATTGTTTTAAACCGGTTTTCAGGTATAATCCTTCCATTATCACCATAATCAACCCAATTCCGATGCTCAACGGCGGATAGATGTAATGGAAAGCGATAGTGAATGCAAACTGAATTCGTGCTACTATTTCTACGTTCATTATGCGTATTAAATTTGTTTGAAAAGAATCATCGTCAACAATAGCTTAGAAGCACTACCGCAGCAATACATAATTGTCGACACAATCATAAAAAAGTAAAATTACCACATTAAAACGCAAGTTTTAGGCGCATTAAGAGTAATTTAGTACTTGTTTATTCCTTACGGTATTGAAAAATGAATAAAGAATTTAACGATTGATTCTACTAGCCGTTTTACATTCTTTCTGGAACAGCTATTCCTAATAATTGAAAGGCTAAAGCAATGGTATCGGCGACTTTTTTCGAAAGTTGTACTCGGAATATTTTTTTATCTAAATCTTCCTCTCCCAATATGGAAACAGCTTGATAAAACGAATTGTATTCGCGAACCAAATCATAAGTATAATTGGCAATCAAAGCAGGACTGTGATTTTGTGCCGCATTCTGAATCACTTCTGGAAATAATTCGAGTTGTTTCACTAATTCTTTTTCCTTTTCGTGTAATATTTTTATCGTACTCGGTGCCGTAAAATCAAATTGGGCTTTACGTATAATCGACTGGATTCTGGCGTAAGTGTATTGAATAAAAGAGCCTGTATTTCCTGCAAAATCAACGGATTCAGCGGGGTCGAAAAGGATTCGTTTTTTAGGATCGACTTTCAAAATGTAATATTTCAAAGCTCCCAATCCAATAGTTTTATACAATTTGACTTTCTCCTCGGCAGAATACCCATCCAATTTCCCTAAATCCTCTGCAATTTTCTGAGCCGTATCGGTCATTTCTTGCATCAAATCATCAGCATCGACCACGGTTCCTTCTCTTGATTTCATTTTTCCAGAAGGCAAATCTACCATCCCATAGGATAAATGATAAAGATTTTCAGACCAATCGAAGCCTAGCTTTTTCAATATTAGAAACAATACTTTGAAATGGTAATCTTGCTCATTACCCACAGTGTAAACCATTCCACCTACATCCGGAAAATCCTTCACACGCTGAATGGCCGTTCCTATATCCTGTGTCATATAAACGGCTGTACCGTCTGAACGCAACACGATTTTTCTATCTAAACCTTCATCGGTCAAGTCAATCCAAACCGAACCATCGGGATCTTTTTCGAAAATGCCTTTTTCTAAACCAATTTGCACTACGTCTTTTCCTAACAAATAGGTATTGCTTTCGTAGTAATATTGATCAAAATCGACTCCCAAATTTTTATAAGTTGTAGCAAAACCAGCATAAACCCACTGATTCATCATCTTCCAAAGTGACATAACTTCTTCATCACCTGCCTCCCATTTCAAAAGCATTTCTTGCGCTTCTAAGATAATTGGCGCTTGTTTTTTGGCTTCCTCTTCGGTTTTCCCTTCAGCCATTAATTGATTGATTTCTTCCTTATACGCTTTATCAAAAGCTACATAATAATTCCCAACTAGTTTATCTCCTTTCAAACCTGTCGATTCTGGAGTTTCGCTGTTGCCAAATTTTTTCCAAGCCAACATCGACTTACAAATATGAATGCCTCGATCGTTGATGATTTGTGTTTTGTACACTTTTTTGCCCGAAGCTTTGATGATTTCGGCAACGGAATAGCCTAAAAGATTGTTACGAACGTGCCCTAAATGTAAGGGTTTATTGGTATTTGGCGAAGAATATTCAACCATAATCGCTTTATCTTCTGGACTTGGAGTAACAAAACCAAATTTTTCGTCTTTTCGAATTTCATTGAAAAAATTCAGGTAATATTCGTCAGAGATTACAATATTCAAAAAGCCTGAAACCACATTAAAACGGGATACTTCAGAAACATTTTCGACCAAATAATTACCAATTTTATTGCCTAATTCAACTGGATTACTTTTTACTAATTTCAATAAAGGAAAGATCACCATCGTGATATCACCTTCAAATTCCTTGCGTGTGGACTGAAATTCAATTTTATCGATTGTGACGTTAAATAATGTAAAAACTGCTTTTTCTATTGAGGACGTTAGAATCTGTGATAGGCTCATTTTAATCTGATTTTAAGGCTGCAAATATATGGATTTTCGTCGGATTTTGCGGCTAGTTTTTTCTGAAATAAATTAAGTTAAATTCCGTTATAGAGCCTAAGAACCTTCTAATAAGATCATTGATTTTGTTGCAGAAACATACTAAAATCAACTATTTTGTGTCTTTTATCGAAGAAATTATTTTTTATATCGATAATATTATATTTTTACCCAAAATGCAAAGCCCTATGAAAAATAGCCTTCTAGTCATCATTTCACTATTTTGGATAGGATGTTTTTCTCAAACTATTACAGTGGATACTGGCACTTATACCGTGCCTCAATTGGTTACAGATGTCTTGGTTAATAAATCGTGTGTCTCCGTTAGCAACATTAGCTGGAGAACAGGAACTAATTTTGGATCTTCGAATGGCATTGGCTATTTTGAAAACACTAATCCATCATTTCCTCTATCGAGTGGTGTGATTTTGAGCACAGGAAATGTTTCCAACGCAATAGGTCCAAATACAACCGATCTTAATGACGGAATTGCAACTTGGCCAGGCGATACCGATTTAGAAGCGACCCTATTGGCAGCGGGAATTAGCGTGAATTCGACAAACGCTAGCGTGCTGGAATTTGATTTTGTGCCGTTGTCTTCAAATTTTGACTTTCGATTTTTATTTGCTTCAGAAGAATATGGCAATTTTCAATGTAAGTTTTCTGATGCTTTTACCTTTTTGCTGACCAATACTGCAACTGGAGTGACTACAAATCTTGCTGTAGTCCCCGGCACATCGACCCCGATTTCGGTTACAACCATTCGCGATTTTATCTACAACTCCTCTTGTCCTTCCGTAAATCCGGGCTATTTTGGAGCTTTCAATGGTGGTTCTGATGCGGCTGGTTCCGCAACAAATTTTAACGGACAGACGGTAGTAATGAGTGCCTCTTCAACCAGTTTAATTCCCAATACAAACTATCACATCAAATTGGTAATTGCTGACAGACAAGACAGTCAATCGGATTCTGCCATATTTTTAGGTGCCAATAGCTTCAATGTTGGGCAGGATGTTTTAGGTCCAGATTTGACAATTGCAGGAAATACAGCGATTTGCTATAATGGTTCACATACACTGATCTCAGGACTGGATCCAACCATTTTTTCATTTGCTTGGACTTTGAATGGAAATCCCATAGGCGGAAATACTCCTGACTTAGTGGTAAACCAACCGGGAACTTACGGACTTACGTACACTGTAATTGCCACCTCCTGCCCCGTCACTACAGACTTTATCAATGTTGAATTTTATCCCCAAATTATAACTCCAGCACCATTAAATTTACTCAAATGTAATGCTGGACCGGCAAGTTATACCTATGATTTAGCCATCAATACGCCCATACTTGGTATTCCTGGTACAAAAGTAAGCTATCATACTTCAATAGGAAATGCAACATTAAATATCATTCCACTTCCAACAGTTTTGACGCTACCTTCTCCTACATTGCCATTCACGATTTGGGCGCGAATCGAGGACAGCAATTCGGGATGTTTTATTACAAAATCATTTCAATTGGGACTTACTCCGCCGCCCATTGCTAATCCAGTTGGAGACATTACTTTGTGCGAGACAACTCCCGGAACCAATACGGCTAATTTTAATATTGCTGCACAAACACCCCCTATTTTAGGAGGCCAATCACCAACAATTTATGATGTTTCCTATTACGCAAATGCTGGAGACGCAAATGCTGGTCTCAATCCAATCAATGTTTCTAGTCCATTTAATTCTGGCAATACAACCCTTTACGCTAGGATCCAAACGACGACCGACCCGAATTGTTTCAGTACAACTAATTTTAAACTTGTTGTCATTCCGAGACCTGTTTTAGATCAAAGAATAAATCAATTTGTTTGCGGAAGTTATACACTACCGCCATTAGTCAACCCAGGGAATTACTATTCAGGTCCAAACCAAGGCCTTCCTGTCTTGAATGCTGGAGATATTATCACAACAGATAAAATCATTTATTTGTACAACACAACATCAACCACGCCCAGTTGCCCTGTCGAAAGCAGTTTTAATGTCAAAATAGTTAGTCCGTTAGAGGCCGATCCGATCGATACTATTACCTGTGATCAATATACTTTGCCTTTCACTGCATTTGGTCTTCGCTATTTTACATTGCCGGGAGGACCTAGTGGTGGAGGGACCGAATTCCCTAGCGGCACAACCATAACCACAGTAGGAACAACTACCGTTTACACCTATTTTTCATCTACCGATATTGCTAATCCTTGTATTTTAGAGGGTCAATTTAACATCACTATTGACAAAACGCCTGTAATTGCTCCAATTGCCAATGTTTTTGAATGTACATCCTATAGTTTACCACCATTGGCTGTCGGGGATTATTACACTTATGATCCTAGTACTGGAATTTATACTCCTGCTGTTTCACCAATAACCACGACAACGACACTCTATGTTTTTGCTGCAAACAATTTATGTAGAACGGCAGATACTGTATTTACGGTTTATATAGGCAGTTTCGGTTTTACTGATATTATCGAATGTGTGTCCTATAATTTAGCTCCCGCTCCCGTTGGCGAATATCGTGATGCTCCAAATGGCGGAGGAAACCTGGTACCGCCGGGGCTAATTTCGAAAACCATACAAATATTTACCTATGTACCCGGAGCAACCTGCACAACCGATTCCTTCAACATTACTATCAATGCACCATTTCTGACCACACCAACCAATGTGAATGCTTGCGATAGTTTTCTATTACCAACTCAAGCTGAAGGCGGGACTTATTATACCTTGGCCGGAGGTCCATCAACCCCTGGAAATGTGCAATTAATTCCGAATAGTACTCTGATCACGACGCAAACTATATTTATTTATAAACCATCAACAACGGTGGCAGGTTGCTATAATGAAAAAGCTTGGACCATTACTGTCAACAAAAAACCTAAAATCGATTCGCGAGCCAATGTAGACCAATGCAATTCGTATGTTTTAAGTCCGCTGAAAAACGGTGCTTATTTTGATGACCCGAATGGAGTAAATCCAATTGCAGCAGGAACCGTCATTAGCAAAAACAATAGAATTTATATTTATGCCGCCAACACAATCGACCCAAGTTGTTATAATGAAAACTTTTTTGATATTTCAATAAATGGAGTTGAAGCTGATCCAATTCCAACACAATTAGACTATTGTGACAGCTTTACTTTTCCGCCATTACCAACGCCAAATAATTTTTATTACGATGCTCCTGGAGGGCCACTGGGAGGAGGAAATATTATTGCTCCGGGAACAACAGTAACGGCAGCAACGGTTTTGCCAATGTATTATATTTATTATGAAACTGGCGACCGACTGAATTGCAGTGACGAAAATCCATTCACTATCACCATCACGCCAAGACCAGTTGCAAATCCTGTAAATCCGATAGAATCCTGTGATACTTTTGGCGCAAACGACGGAATTTTGCAGTACGATTTGACTAGTTTAGCTATCCGAAACCAAGTCTTGAACGGGCAAACTCCAGACGCGAATTTTACTTTAACTTTTTATACTTCTTTGGCTGATGCCAATGATATCAGCGCGAGTCCCATTGCAAATCCTGCGACTTATCAAAATGACACTGCTTTTTCGGACAGCGTTTGGATTCGAGTAGCCAACAATACTTCGGCAGTGGCGTGTTTTGATGTAGTGGAACTACGATTAATCGTAAATCTCTTTCCTGAACCGCAATTGCTTCCTGAATATTTTATTTGTGAAGATTACCAGACGGGCACTCTATTAAATTCCATCACTTTAGATGCTGGTATCTCAGGACCAAACTATTTGTTCGAATGGACCCTAAACGGAAGTCCATACGCGAACAACAGCCCAACTATTACAACAACTCAAGTTGGTGATTATGAAGTAAAAGCAACCAATATAGCAACTTTATGTTCCAGAACCGCCTCGGCAAAAGTAATTAAATACGCCCCTTATTTAGAACTAACCTACAGCGATGCATTTGATTACCCGACTTTTATAACAGTAAACGTATTGGGAGCTGGTTCCGG is part of the Flavobacterium nackdongense genome and encodes:
- a CDS encoding T9SS type B sorting domain-containing protein, translating into MKNSLLVIISLFWIGCFSQTITVDTGTYTVPQLVTDVLVNKSCVSVSNISWRTGTNFGSSNGIGYFENTNPSFPLSSGVILSTGNVSNAIGPNTTDLNDGIATWPGDTDLEATLLAAGISVNSTNASVLEFDFVPLSSNFDFRFLFASEEYGNFQCKFSDAFTFLLTNTATGVTTNLAVVPGTSTPISVTTIRDFIYNSSCPSVNPGYFGAFNGGSDAAGSATNFNGQTVVMSASSTSLIPNTNYHIKLVIADRQDSQSDSAIFLGANSFNVGQDVLGPDLTIAGNTAICYNGSHTLISGLDPTIFSFAWTLNGNPIGGNTPDLVVNQPGTYGLTYTVIATSCPVTTDFINVEFYPQIITPAPLNLLKCNAGPASYTYDLAINTPILGIPGTKVSYHTSIGNATLNIIPLPTVLTLPSPTLPFTIWARIEDSNSGCFITKSFQLGLTPPPIANPVGDITLCETTPGTNTANFNIAAQTPPILGGQSPTIYDVSYYANAGDANAGLNPINVSSPFNSGNTTLYARIQTTTDPNCFSTTNFKLVVIPRPVLDQRINQFVCGSYTLPPLVNPGNYYSGPNQGLPVLNAGDIITTDKIIYLYNTTSTTPSCPVESSFNVKIVSPLEADPIDTITCDQYTLPFTAFGLRYFTLPGGPSGGGTEFPSGTTITTVGTTTVYTYFSSTDIANPCILEGQFNITIDKTPVIAPIANVFECTSYSLPPLAVGDYYTYDPSTGIYTPAVSPITTTTTLYVFAANNLCRTADTVFTVYIGSFGFTDIIECVSYNLAPAPVGEYRDAPNGGGNLVPPGLISKTIQIFTYVPGATCTTDSFNITINAPFLTTPTNVNACDSFLLPTQAEGGTYYTLAGGPSTPGNVQLIPNSTLITTQTIFIYKPSTTVAGCYNEKAWTITVNKKPKIDSRANVDQCNSYVLSPLKNGAYFDDPNGVNPIAAGTVISKNNRIYIYAANTIDPSCYNENFFDISINGVEADPIPTQLDYCDSFTFPPLPTPNNFYYDAPGGPLGGGNIIAPGTTVTAATVLPMYYIYYETGDRLNCSDENPFTITITPRPVANPVNPIESCDTFGANDGILQYDLTSLAIRNQVLNGQTPDANFTLTFYTSLADANDISASPIANPATYQNDTAFSDSVWIRVANNTSAVACFDVVELRLIVNLFPEPQLLPEYFICEDYQTGTLLNSITLDAGISGPNYLFEWTLNGSPYANNSPTITTTQVGDYEVKATNIATLCSRTASAKVIKYAPYLELTYSDAFDYPTFITVNVLGAGSGNYEYQLDALPFQDSNTFNNVLPGEHTLTVRDKNGHCDPAPLKATIINYPKFFTPNGDGYNETWNIKHLVLSNPTAPIYIFDRYGKLLKEIRPSSDGWNGMFNGQLLPSDDYWFTVEYDEKGSSKVFKSHFSLKR
- a CDS encoding T9SS type A sorting domain-containing protein, whose protein sequence is MKTKVISFAIFAVVLFVTANLSAQTAGTMTFNFTTVQQGTKTKQVNAVWIENASGTFIKTNLLYIGDSTSDHLPQFSLKSGANGTATNGNGAVQDASTGNTINAITGATRTSSTAPLAWGPYSVSWDGKTGAATPVLVTDGSYKVWVEMAWNDNPDLHDFINTGYSFTKGASITTTNPSNIGPLTSITLTWTPSALSLDSVYKTKIAIYPNPSNGIINVQYNDIPVSKIDVVNVLGQVVKSIKLDASSSETTESIDLSGNANGLYIINVSTNETSSSYKVLLDK
- the argS gene encoding arginine--tRNA ligase, encoding MSLSQILTSSIEKAVFTLFNVTIDKIEFQSTRKEFEGDITMVIFPLLKLVKSNPVELGNKIGNYLVENVSEVSRFNVVSGFLNIVISDEYYLNFFNEIRKDEKFGFVTPSPEDKAIMVEYSSPNTNKPLHLGHVRNNLLGYSVAEIIKASGKKVYKTQIINDRGIHICKSMLAWKKFGNSETPESTGLKGDKLVGNYYVAFDKAYKEEINQLMAEGKTEEEAKKQAPIILEAQEMLLKWEAGDEEVMSLWKMMNQWVYAGFATTYKNLGVDFDQYYYESNTYLLGKDVVQIGLEKGIFEKDPDGSVWIDLTDEGLDRKIVLRSDGTAVYMTQDIGTAIQRVKDFPDVGGMVYTVGNEQDYHFKVLFLILKKLGFDWSENLYHLSYGMVDLPSGKMKSREGTVVDADDLMQEMTDTAQKIAEDLGKLDGYSAEEKVKLYKTIGLGALKYYILKVDPKKRILFDPAESVDFAGNTGSFIQYTYARIQSIIRKAQFDFTAPSTIKILHEKEKELVKQLELFPEVIQNAAQNHSPALIANYTYDLVREYNSFYQAVSILGEEDLDKKIFRVQLSKKVADTIALAFQLLGIAVPERM
- the cydB gene encoding cytochrome d ubiquinol oxidase subunit II; this encodes METFLGIDYPTLWYLVVGLLFSGYAILEGFDYGAGAWHLFFRKDESRRIAINAIGPIWDANQVWLIIGGGALFAGFPVMYATMLSAMYIPFMLFLMMLVLRSSAIKFRSAEKMLWWRKTWDIIYSVSNISIAFLLGVVLGNVIQGFEIGANYSYHGGIFFSFLSPYALMIGCTTLSIFMTQGGIFLLLKTEGRLHARLTFLLKKGMIFFITCFSITSLYTLIFIPGVTDKFKENPLFFILPVLSFLAVANVPRLVSKKKYFQALVFSSLTMAFLLMLVAFQLYPTLLISTIDPQYSITIYNAASSQKSLGIMLTIVLIGAPLLAFYFLFLYKTFNGKVQLDESSY
- a CDS encoding cytochrome ubiquinol oxidase subunit I, whose amino-acid sequence is MNVEIVARIQFAFTIAFHYIYPPLSIGIGLIMVIMEGLYLKTGLKQYEVLTKFWLKIFAITFGIGVATGIIMEFEFGTNWAVYSRYVGDIFGSALAAEGLFAFGLESTFLGILIFGWNRVSPKVHFISTIGVFLGSMFSAVWIVVANSWQQTPAGYHIVGEGLMARAEVTDFWAMVFNPSSVDRVIHVWQGAFLAGAFMVLSVHAYYIRKGIFLEISKKAFKIALVVATIVSFSQLLSGHSSADGVAVHQPAKLAAMEGHYAKSAPADLYLAGWVNNKTQEVTGIAVPGGLSFLVYQDFNKPITGLNAFPEEDRPGQVNAVFQFYHIMISIGMFLIALTSYSCFLWWRGKLFDTKWLMWIFSFSVLLPQIANQAGWFAAEMGRQPWIVYGHLRTSKGFSQEVSANQILFSLILFLVVYSLLFALFLYSLNKKIKHGPYDDEVQDQLATI
- a CDS encoding FAD:protein FMN transferase, coding for MGKIWFCFGFIVLITASIYGQSSPIKVEGNAQGTTYHITYFDAKNRNFQPEIEKILKNFDLSVSTYVPNSIISRINSNDKNVIVDQYFKACFNKAKEVWKNTNGAFDPTVYPLVNAYGFGPGTKQKLEKTEIDSILNFVGFQLIELKGNQVIKKDPRVALDFNAFAQGYSVDVVSDFLNSKGIAAYIVEIGGEVYAKGRNTDGSNWKIGIEKPIDNKESVNPLKAIAKLENMAIATSGNYRRFIIEDGVKYAHHIDPKTGYPTKNNLLSVSIFAKKCIISDAYATGVLVLGLEKAKVFLMKHPELQAYLIYSDDSGNYQVYETPNMKAIISDVKE